CGCCGACCTCATCAATACGCAGCCCATCGATGCGTTTCTCGCCGCGCTGCGCCCACGCCCTTAGCCTCGATTACGGAGTTTCCCGCATGGCCGCAACGCAGTTCGTCCAGGAAGAAAAGTCCTCACCGCTGAAGCCCGTCCTGATTGCCGTCGTCGCTCTCGCGCTCGCGGCCGTAGCCGTCTTTGCGCTGTATCCGAAGCGCTCTTCGCAGCTCACCGTCACGCACGCAGAGGTCTTCGCTCCGCACACGCAGACGAAGGACACAGCTCAGAGTTCCAATGTGAAGGTGCTCGATGCGCCGCCCGCGGTCGAAGACGACGTCTACGTGGCGACCACGCTGAAGCTCGACAACAAGCTTCATGTGCCGATGTATTTTTCTGGGGTAACAGCCACCGCAACGCTCGCCGACGGTCAGCAGGTAGACGCGACCGTCGTGCACTCCGATAGCGACCTGCGCAACGTGCAGCTCAGCTTCCCGCAGCTGCACGCCATGCTGCCGCATCCGCTGCATGACAGCGACGAAGCCCCCGCAGGCGGCGCGCTTGATGGCCAGGTGCTGCTACTCTTCGGCAACATTACCGGCGAGCAATGGAAAGCAAAACGGTCAGCGAGCCTGACGCTAAACCTCATGCATCAGGACCCGATGACCGTCGCTCTTCCCTAAGCTTTTACTTTGCCAGTGCAGCTTCCACGGCCGAGATCAACTCCGGCGACTCGGGCGTGATGCCCGAAGCAAAGCGTGCGACAACTTCGCCATCACGGCCGACAAGGAACTTCTCAAAGTTCCACAGCACCTCGGGTGCTTCCGTAGGACCGGGCAAACCGTTGTCCTTGGAGAAGGTCGCGAGCTGTCCGCGGAAGACGTCATCGTCGCCGGTGGCCTTGGGCTGTGCAGCCGTCAGCGCGGCGTATAGCGGAGCTTCTCTTCACCCACGACGGTGATCTTCTCGAAGATCGGAAACTGCACGCCGAAGTTCAGCTGGCAGAACGACGAAATCTCCGCGTTCGTGCCCGGCTCCTGCGCGCCAAAATCATTGGCTGGAAACGCCAGCACTTCAAACCCTTGCGCCTTATATTGCTCGTACATCTTCTCGAGGCCGTCGTACTGCTTCGTAAAGCCGCACTTGGAAGCCACGTTCGTTACCAGCAGGACTTTGCCCGCATACGCACCCAGCGAGGTGGTCTCGCCGGAGTTCAGGTTCACCGGAATATTGGCAATCGTCGACATGGTTTTAGTCTACGTCGCATCTTCGCGGCCCAGGTTGCGCAGGGGCAAAATCCCCCTGAATAGCACACATAACCCATTGCGCGTTTGACAGGTAGGCGTATCCTAATCAACGGTGCGTTTTACGCGCAGCCGAGGTTTAGCGAGGCCCATGAGCGTCTTTGACGTAGTTTTTGGCAAACCGCTGGCGACCAGTGCCGAGCATGATGAGCACATTGGCGTAGCGGCAGGAATCCCGATTTTCGGCCTAGACGGCCTCACCAGTGCAGCATACGGACCGGAAGCAGCCATGCAGCTTCTCGTGCCGCTAGGCATCGCCGGCGTATCGGCTTATCTTCTTCCCGTATTCAGCTGCATCCTGGTGTTGCTGGCGATCGTATATCTGTCCTACCGACAGACGATCGAAGCCTACCCGAACGGTGGCGGCTCCTACACCGTAGCCAGCGAGAACCTTGGCGATGGAGCTGGCCTTCTGGCTGCAGCCGCGCTGATGATCGACTACATCCTGACCGCTGCCGTGGGTATCTCTGCAGGCGTTACAGCGCTGGTCTCGGCCTCCGACGGCACACGCATCAGTCACACGATGCACCACTATCAGCTGGCGTTCTGCTTGCTGATCCTGATCATCATCGCCACCGTCAACATGCGCGGCATGAAGGAGTCTGGCTTCGCATTCATGCTGCCGACCTTCATCTTCGTCGGCACACTCGTCACCACCATTGCCTGGGCCGCCTACCAGTATTGGGCCACCGGCGGACATCCGGTTGCGGTCGCGCCTCCACCGCCGCCTGAAGTCGGCGTATCCACCTTCACCAAGGTCGGGCTCGTCTGGCTGCTTATGAAGACCTTTGCTTCGGGCTGCGCCGCGATGACCGGCGTCGAAGCCGTATCCAACGGCGTCACCGCCTTCCGCGAACCGCGTGCGAAGAAGGCCAACCAGACGCTGACGATCATCATCGGCATGTTGATCGTGATGCTCTACGGCCTCTCGTGGGTCGCGAAGATCTATCACGTTACGGCGATGAACCCCGACGCGCACAACTACCAGAACGTGCTCTCGATCGAGGTCGCCGCCGTCTTCGGTCGCGGTTGGTTCTACTTCCTCACGATGGGTGGCGTGCTCGCTGCGCTGTCGTTCTCTGCGAACACCGCGTTCGCCGACTTCCCCCGC
Above is a genomic segment from Granulicella cerasi containing:
- a CDS encoding APC family permease, with the translated sequence MSVFDVVFGKPLATSAEHDEHIGVAAGIPIFGLDGLTSAAYGPEAAMQLLVPLGIAGVSAYLLPVFSCILVLLAIVYLSYRQTIEAYPNGGGSYTVASENLGDGAGLLAAAALMIDYILTAAVGISAGVTALVSASDGTRISHTMHHYQLAFCLLILIIIATVNMRGMKESGFAFMLPTFIFVGTLVTTIAWAAYQYWATGGHPVAVAPPPPPEVGVSTFTKVGLVWLLMKTFASGCAAMTGVEAVSNGVTAFREPRAKKANQTLTIIIGMLIVMLYGLSWVAKIYHVTAMNPDAHNYQNVLSIEVAAVFGRGWFYFLTMGGVLAALSFSANTAFADFPRMARAIALRDYLPHVFILRGRRLLFSHGIYALTGFTALILIIFNGVTDRLIPLYAIGAFLAFTLSQAGMVVHWLHTKDAKHRFVKLFFNGLGAVATGITLIVVLVAKFTSGAWVTALLVPFLIIIMTTIKRHYRRVKLETADPTPLRLSGLEDPIVIIPMARWDKISEKAMRFGLLMSETVKVVHIHGDEQDALGCVWDKMVADPVREANRTLPELITVSSNYRTILSPLMDYILKLEDENPGRKIAVLLPELVVRHWWENLLHNQRVQILKLLLLLKGNQRIVVVNIPWYL
- a CDS encoding glutathione peroxidase, with protein sequence MSTIANIPVNLNSGETTSLGAYAGKVLLVTNVASKCGFTKQYDGLEKMYEQYKAQGFEVLAFPANDFGAQEPGTNAEISSFCQLNFGVQFPIFEKITVVGEEKLRYTPR